The following coding sequences lie in one Trichoderma breve strain T069 chromosome 1, whole genome shotgun sequence genomic window:
- a CDS encoding alpha/beta hydrolase fold domain-containing protein, whose translation MSASVSKFVKVSEDVNLHFNQTNPSGVDVTKVPTLIFLHFWGGSADTWSSVVRVLSSSFPTIALSFRGWGASSGPAEAGAYSISNFASDVEAVIQSLGLTNVILVGHSMGGKVAAAIAGRRRLPPTVLKALVMVAPAPPGPLSLPSDMKEQQIRAYDSTINAEAVIRSVLTAPGSPALTDAVVRDLAGDMVGGNKFAKSAWPHYGSAEDIRPLFHLIEVPVLVVAGKSDVIESPEKMITEVQEDLNSRRSGQAQLVIIEDSGHLLPVEKPDEVASAVKEFVQAL comes from the coding sequence ATGTCTGCATCAGTCTCTAAATTTGTGAAAGTCAGTGAAGATGTCAATCTTCACTTCAACCAGACAAATCCCTCAGGAGTTGACGTTACGAAGGTTCCGACTTTAATATTTCTCCATTTCTGGGGCGGGTCGGCTGACACTTGGTCATCAGTTGTCCgcgtcttgtcttcttcattcccAACTATTGCGCTGAGCTTTCGTGGCTGGGGCGCTTCTTCGGGACCTGCCGAAGCTGGGGCTTATAGCATTAGTAACTTTGCCTCAGACGTCGAAGCCGTCATTCAGAGCCTTGGATTGACAAATGTCATCTTGGTTGGTCACTCCATGGGCGGCAAGGTTGCAGCCGCAATTGCTGGACGACGTCGTCTTCCACCAACCGTTTTGAAGGCCCTAGTTATGGTCGCTCCCGCCCCTCCAGGGcccctttctcttccttcagACATGAAGGAACAACAGATTCGTGCCTATGACAGTACCATAAATGCCGAAGCGGTTATTCGGAGTGTTCTCACTGCGCCAGGGAGCCCGGCCCTGACAGATGCCGTGGTCAGGGATTTGGCCGGCGATATGGTCGGTGGTAATAAGTTTGCAAAGTCTGCATGGCCGCATTATGGTTCCGCAGAAGATATCCGGCCCCTGTTTCATCTTATTGAGGTCCCAGTGTTGGTAGTGGCAGGGAAGAGCGATGTTATTGAGTCGCCCGAAAAGATGATCACCGAAGTTCAGGAGGACCTGAATAGCAGACGGAGTGGCCAGGCGCAGCTGGTCATTATTGAAGACTCCGGTCATTTGCTGCCTGTTGAAAAGCCTGATGAGGTTGCCTCGGCGGTTAAAGAGTTTGTCCAGGCTCTATAA
- a CDS encoding transglycosylase SLT domain-containing protein codes for MTSSSRFIQVALAVTIARLASAQTNPNAQGACATTTGGSNACGPNGSEAWLNSGLNGNGWNPPFLDINSLSHISLSDYYNGVGAPCRQYDQYFQSSGQKYNIDPAILAFIAMQESSCNADAGGPTPGLMQCDPGNCQNGQSSCQYPIQDNVDCGAWVLQSALDNTGGNAVHALGSYNGWFTASDGTGLNGGRGITQDYPCSQEGRDHGDPQNLNYLHETLNGWFQGKDMYGSDANLDGSYSCSGSCSDGGLC; via the coding sequence ATGACTTCGTCATCTCGCTTCATCCAGGTGGCTCTGGCCGTCACTATTGCCAGACTAGCATCGGCTCAGACAAACCCAAACGCACAAGGTGCTTGcgcaacaacaacaggcGGTTCAAATGCATGCGGTCCCAACGGTTCCGAAGCCTGGCTTAACTCTGGCCTTAATGGCAATGGTTGGAATCCCCCCTTCTTGGACATTAACAGCCTGTCACACATCAGCCTGTCAGACTACTACAACGGCGTTGGTGCACCCTGCCGGCAGTATGATCAGTACTTCCAGTCATCCGGCCAAAAGTACAACATCGATCCCGCCATCCTGGCCTTCATCGCCATGCAAGAGTCTTCTTGCAATGCTGATGCGGGCGGCCCAACTCCTGGTCTGATGCAGTGCGATCCTGGAAACTGCCAGAACGGCCAAAGCAGCTGCCAGTATCCCATCCAGGACAATGTCGACTGCGGTGCCTGGGTTCTTCAGTCTGCCCTTGACAACACTGGTGGCAATGCTGTCCACGCTCTGGGCTCATATAATGGATGGTTCACAGCTAGTGATGGCACTGGACTCAACGGTGGCAGGGGAATCACGCAGGACTATCCCTGCTCTCAGGAAGGAAGAGATCACGGAGATCCCCAGAACCTTAACTATCTCCACGAGACGCTCAATGGATGGTTCCAGGGCAAGGACATGTATGGCTCTGACGCAAATCTCGATGGGTCGTACAGCTGCTCGGGAAGCTGCAGCGACGGTGGTCTATGTTAG
- a CDS encoding phosphoribosyl transferase domain-containing protein, with the protein MATTNGPSKLVPEQLFHTVLTVIDYSHDASGANRTLFVLKTHGTLAAAKKYASHALEAVNFTAEDFEVYRVRADEDPAKPWTHGDGVLVFARSFDGQEFLVGIDTTPNNEALTATSDGEIVLPEGAKFLHYLLQITVDYNADRSGSSQTTEIEGTYVHRADAWTAAHVSLDPTEYAEFDRRGDAKFVEEWPFGEDVAVHAVSETGQNYFIAVKRPPEQKHECKNSLPKQTKMATLDALKRALRQKATSPTQPLSEEQYSAGFDILLQGPGWKTYQDFIFPQLSQVLTPLFNSRTRISVLEIGPGPKSVLGYLPDDQRRKINKYAAFEPNDLYATKLQEWLETQSPLPCLESLPDIYRVPFTLDSTVTDANEEQEKFDVVLFCHSMYGMTPKRCFIERALEKLAVQPEGGVVVVFHRDGVDFDGLVCHKMASFPSGTIRVADDDKILDNFSSFVAEFVMQDKDADDAIHVEWRKMCRDLGRRQEAHPGYLFFSAPEVMIAFNHHATMLPELTAQVSLAKEDRTMKNWEARAHRPASILKPTKIEHVQKCVQWALKHGVSLTVIGGSHSSHCLWPNVVAVDMEVFDQVHVQALRDNGTDSGFNSGSLIIAEAGCKTGDIVRAAMAVGLTVPLGARPSVGTGLWLQGGLGHLARLHGLACDSIVGFIMVSVDSAHILCVGHVPNEYWPTGGVRPENEAELLWATKGAGTNFGIVTSVIFKAYPAPVYTVRNWIMPLNENVEAQRRLTEFDRLIASHLPRNCSADAYLYCDAGGLQLGITTIEACTARSVSETPTLANTILGPECNLKVVDGVGLFNTEMYVSGMHGGHGRDKTSSFKRCLFLKDIGAADVAAILVAAVESRPTTLCYLHLLQGGGAVADVVPDATAFGCRDWDFACVVTGVWPRHQDGTETAQAAVHWVYHVAQTLLPLASGVYSADHGPDPRDADLAKKAFGPNRPRLARLKRHADPCKVLAYACPLPEVPMGPKLIVLVTGEHGAGKDYCADVWASVFNTTSPNISKALVVSISDVTKREYAAAAGANLDALLQDRAYKEQHRPALTAFFQEQVRQRPRLPEEHFLDVVHGAVDVDVLLITGMRDEAPVAALSHLVSDSRVIEVRVKSREEMRLARGCCQIGDGIVDQKNKNGINGTNGARDSDWCPDLIFYNDTSGSKMAEEYGQRHLLPFFSEDLQMLANMPGGLKLCVSLFRSHFASDWNKIEAVVCCEAGGFIFASALASDINLPLVLIREAGKLPPPVVSVVKRPSHISHSTPNSSREKKMEMERDAIRSGASVLVVDDVLATGETLCAVVQLLAEAGVSADQISVMAVAEFPAHRGRELMRRCGFGRLQAISKRQPSTASISSNTTRPSQASFTLLSFMGSNQQPSQSGPPLETLSIKQLLRLHPRNKLLVHPLEWTGRHLEVLQCSFEDSLPPPPSQEHLDEVDAIPATKGFIYSMKKMAANEVWQRRDAAIRYIVGSDDCPLRPYGHGNKAALETGKAPIAFVCIDCERIKSLRYEQMLPYRGKRFSKQTNGIYDRHVKRVTPPNRLHDPYIVALLLAVAYNQRYRTKSSRGSRSTFWPQGVVTDREDEYVHLFAAHISSNYLNKFDFPSRQPTKSAQQPLLIHHIRVPLEPYDTFRPRLLPILLHPANYYK; encoded by the exons atggcTACCACCAACGGCCCATCCAAACTCGTCCCAGAACAGCTATTCCACACTGTTCTCACTGTAATCGACTATTCCCACGACGCCTCCGGCGCCAACCGCACGCTATTCGTCCTCAAAACCCACGGCACCCTTGCCGCAGCAAAGAAATACGCTAGCCACGCCCTAGAAGCCGTCAACTTCACAGCCGAGGACTTTGAAGTCTATCGCGTCCGCGCCGACGAAGACCCAGCCAAGCCCTGGACCCACGGCGACGGCGTGCTGGTTTTCGCCCGCTCCTTTGATGGGCAGGAGTTTCTCGTGGGAATCGACACTACCCCCAACAACGAGGCTTTGACTGCTACGTCAGATGGAGAGATAGTGCTGCCCGAGGGCGCAAAATTCCTGCACTATCTTTTGCAGATTACGGTGGACTACAACGCCGATCGTAGCGGCAGCTCGCAGACTACGGAAATTGAAGGGACGTATGTCCATCGTGCGGATGCTTGGACGGCTGCGCATGTGTCTCTCGATCCAACAGAGTATGCAGAGTTTGATCGTCGGGGCGACGCAAAATTTGTTGAAGAATGGCCCTTTGGCGAAGATGTTGCGGTTCATGCCGTCTCTGAGACTGGACAAAACTACTTTATTGCGGTGAAAAGGCCCCCCGAGCAGAAGCACGAG TGCAAAAATTCGCTCCCAAAGCAAACTAAAATGGCCACTCTCGACGCTCTGAAGCGGGCTCTGAGACAAAAAGCTACTTCTCCGACGCAGCCCCTGTCCGAGGAACAATATAGCGCTGGCTTTGACATCCTGCTCCAGGGTCCCGGATGGAAGACATACCAAGACTTTATTTTCCCCCAGCTATCCCAAGTGCTGACCCCTCTGTTCAACTCGCGAACCCGCATCTCGGTGTTGGAGATAGGACCTGGTCCCAAGAGCGTGCTTGGCTATCTGCCTGATGATCAAAGACGCAAGATCAACAAGTACGCTGCGTTCGAACCAAACGACTTATATGCCACAAAATTGCAAGAATGGCTGGAGACACAATCTCCGCTCCCCTGTCTGGAAAGCCTGCCCGATATCTATCGAGTGCCTTTTACTCTGGACAGCACCGTCACCGATGCAAATgaggaacaagaaaagtTCGACGTCGTCCTCTTCTGCCACAGTATGTATGGAATGACACCCAAGCGCTGCTTCATCGAACGAGCACTAGAGAAGCTGGCTGTGCAACCCGAAGGCGGGGTGGTGGTTGTCTTCCATCGTGATGGTGTGGACTTTGATGGCCTAGTGTGCCATAAAATGGCTTCATTCCCTTCTGGGACCATTCGTGttgcagatgatgataagATTCTGGATaacttttcctctttcgTCGCGGAGTTTGTTATGCAAGACAAAGACGCAGACGACGCTATCCACGTCGAATGGCGTAAGATGTGTCGTGACTTGGGTCGCCGTCAGGAAGCTCACCCAGGctatctcttcttcagtgCACCTGAGGTTATGATAGCATTCAATCATCATGCCACAATGTTGCCGGAACTCACAGCGCAAGTGTCGTTGGCGAAAGAGGACAGGACTATGAAGAACTGGGAGGCTCGAGCCCACCGTCCCGCTTCAATTCTCAAGCCGACAAAGATCGAACATGTCCAGAAATGTGTTCAATGGGCTTTGAAGCACGGAGTTAGTTTGACTGTCATTGGTGGAAGTCACAGTAGCCACTGTCTTTGGCCCAACGTTGTCGCAGTTGACATGGAGGTTTTTGATCAAGTACATGTTCAAGCTCTTAGAGATAATGGGACAGATTCTGGCTTCAATTCCGGCTCCTTGATTATTGCTGAGGCCGGCTGCAAGACGGGAGATATCGTTCGTGCTGCCATGGCGGTGGGTTTGACTGTGCCTCTCGGAGCTCGTCCAAGCGTGGGCACTGGGTTATGGTTACAAGGCGGCCTCGGGCATCTGGCCAGACTTCATGGTCTTGCGTGCGATTCCATTGTCGGTTTCATAATGGTGAGTGTTGACTCGGCCCATATCCTGTGTGTCGGACATGTACCAAATGAATATTGGCCGACCGGTGGTGTACGCCCGGAAAACGAAGCCGAATTGCTATGGGCAACGAAAGGAGCTGGCACCAACTTTGGCATCGTGACGAGCGTCATTTTCAAAGCGTATCCGGCCCCGGTCTATACAGTTCGAAACTGGATTATGCCACTGAATGAGAACGTTGAAGCACAGCGTAGACTCACCGAATTTGATAGGCTCATCGCTAGCCATCTCCCTCGGAACTGTTCCGCAGATGCGTATCTGTATTGCGATGCTGGAGGGTTGCAGCTTGGCATTACCACGATTGAAGCTTGCACAGCCAGGTCGGTCTCAGAAACTCCTACACTTGCTAATACGATTCTGGGGCCAGAATGCAATCTCAAAGTTGTAGACGGCGTTGGCTTGTTTAACACCGAGATGTACGTGTCCGGAATGCACGGAGGACATGGACGCGACAAGACGTCCTCGTTCAAGCGGTGTCTCTTCTTAAAAGATATTGGAGCTGCAGACGTGGCTGCAATATTGGTAGCAGCGGTCGAATCTCGTCCCACGACACTATGCTatctccatctgctgcagGGCGGCGGAGCGGTTGCCGATGTGGTTCCCGATGCAACGGCTTTCGGTTGTCGTGACTGGGACTTTGCCTGCGTTGTCACCGGCGTCTGGCCTCGTCACCAAGACGGAACTGAAACTGCTCAAGCTGCTGTACACTGGGTTTATCATGTTGCCCAAACTCTGTTGCCCCTGGCTAGCGGAGTTTACAGTGCAGATCACGGACCAGATCCCAGAGACGCCGATCTGGCAAAGAAAGCTTTCGGTCCAAACCGGCCGCGCTTGGCTCGTCTTAAACGACATGCAGACCCATGTAAGGTGCTGGCTTATGCCTGTCCGCTTCCAGAGGTGCCAATGGGACCAAAGCTCATTGTTCTTGTCACGGGAGAACATGGTGCCGGTAAGGACTATTGTGCCGACGTTTGGGCATCCGTGTTCAATACAACTTCTCCCAACATCTCTAAGGCACTGGTAGTTAGCATTAGTGACGTGACCAAGCGAGAATATGCGGCGGCCGCTGGTGCTAACTTGGACGCTCTACTCCAAGATCGTGCCTATAAGGAGCAACACCGGCCAGCCTTGACGGCATTCTTTCAAGAGCAAGTGCGGCAACGACCTCGGCTGCCAGAGGAGCATTTTCTGGATGTAGTGCATGGCGCCGTGGATGTGGACGTATTGCTGATCACCGggatgagagatgaggcTCCAGTTGCAGCTCTGTCACATCTAGTGTCAGACAGCAGAGTGATCGAAGTTCGTGTCAaatcaagagaagagatgcGGCTAGCTCGTGGATGTTGTCAGATCGGTGATGGGATTGTTGATCAGAAGAATAAGAACGGTATAAATGGCACCAATGGCGCGCGAGACTCAGACTGGTGCCCGGATCTCATCTTCTACAACGACACGTCTGGAAGTAAAATGGCAGAAGAGTACGGCCAACGTCATTTGCTTCCCTTCTTTAGCGAGGATCTGCAGATGCTGGCCAACATG CCGGGAGGATTGAAGCTGTGTGTGTCTCTGTTTCGGAGCCACTTCGCCAGTGACTGGAACAAGATCGAAGCAGTGGTTTGTTGCGAGGCTGGAGGCTTCATCTTTGCGTCTGCGCTGGCGTCAGATATAAATTTACCCCTGGTTCTGATTCGTGAAGCTGGCAAGCTACCGCCACCCGTTGTTTCTGTTGTCAAGAGGCCGTCGCACATTTCACATTCAACACCCAACAGttcaagagagaagaagatggagatggagcggGATGCGATTCGCAGCGGCGCGTCTGTGCTAGTCGTGGACGATGTTCTTGCCACGGGTGAGACGCTCTGTGCGGTtgtgcagctgctggctgaAGCTGGGGTCAGCGCTGATCAAATCAGTGTCATGGCCGTGGCTGAATTTCCTGCTCATCGTGGACGGGAACTAATGCGCCGTTGTGGGTTTGGAAGA CTTCAAGCTATTTCCAAGAGGCAACCTTCGACAGCTTCCATCAGCTCCAATACAACACGTCCAAGTCAAGCGTCTTTTACGCTGCTCTCCTTCATGGGTTCCAACCAACAGCCATCGCAATCAGGGCCTCCCTTGGAGACTTTGTCcatcaagcagcttcttcggcTGCATCCGCGGAACAAGCTTTTGGTTCACCCTCTGGAGTGGACCGGTCGCCATCTTGAGGTGCTGCAGTGTTCATTTGAGGACTCCCTACCACCTCCGCCCTCACAAGAACACCTGGACGAGGTGGACGCAATCCCTGCTACAAAAGGTTTTATATATTCCATGAAAAAGATGGCTGCAAATGAAGTCTGGCAGCGCCGCGATGCTGCCATCAGATACATCGTCGGTTCTGATGATTGTCCACTGAGGCCCTACGG GCATGGTAATAAGGCTGCCCTAGAGACGGGCAAGGCGCCAATCGCCTTCGTCTGCATCGACTGCGAGCGTATCAAATCCCTTCGCTATGAACAAATGTTACCCTACCGTGGTAAACGCTTCAGCAAGCAAACCAACGGAATATACGATCGCCATGTGAAAAGAGTTACGCCACCCAACCGTCTACATGATCCATACATAGTAGCCCTCCTGTTGGCAGTTGCATATAACCAACGGTACCGGACAAAATCTTCGAGAGGGTCCAGGTCTACTTTTTGG CCTCAGGGGGTAGTGACAGATCGTGAGGATGAATACGTCCACCTCTTTGCCGCACATATTTCATCCAACTACCTCAACAAATTTGACTTTCCTTCCCGCCAACCTACCAAGTCAGCGCAGCAACCGTTGCTGATTCACCATATCCGCGTACCATTAGAGCCATACGACACTTTCCGCCCACGCCTACTCCCAATCCTGCTTCATCCTGCCAATTATTACAAGTGA
- a CDS encoding alcohol dehydrogenase groES-like domain-containing protein — protein MATSKAAYLAEKVIGHDDNAIIEQDVSNYPEDSLDTMKALVWKGKQKVEIAEVPKPQILEDTDVILKVTGSTVCGSDLHLYHGVVVQLADGDILGHEFCGIVELVGRAVTKVQVGKRYVASFQIACGDCFFCKQKLSSQCEKTNANTTMKGGFAGGQAEYVRVPLGDVNLLEIPDNVSDEKALYLSDVLCTSYHAVKDTAVYQGDQVAIFGAGPIGQMAGVFALGEGASKIIFVDTEPRLTFIKQRFPSEHSDKLTLVDYKKLSHGITSKETVVSKLKELCSGRGPDVAIECAAGEYAKGWMHWLEMTIGAETDTSEILNEMIEGVRNYGRCGVTGVYVAYTNHFNAGSLMQRGIRLIGNGQAPVHKYWDELLAKIQKGELDPMQMVSHRVRLEDLGKVYAKFDAKDEGMQKVFVETRFSLPKAPESPEVTRY, from the exons ATGGCAACTTCAAAAGCGGCGTATCTCGCCGAAAAGGTTATTGGGCATGATGATAATGCCATAATTGAGCAAGATGTCTCCAATTATCCAGAAGACTCGTTAGATACCATGAAGGCTTTGGTCTGGAAGGGAAAGCAAAAAGTCGAGATTG CCGAGGTCCCCAAGCCCCAGATTCTAGAGGATACCGACGTAATTCTCAAAGTCACTGGTTCCACTGTCTGCGGCTCAGATTTACACCTCTACCATGGCGTAGTGGTACAACTTGCCGACGGCGACATTCTAGGACACGAGTTTTGCGGCATCGTAGAACTAGTAGGCCGCGCTGTCACCAAAGTTCAGGTCGGGAAGAGATATGTCGCTTCTTTCCAGATTGCTTGCGGAgattgcttcttctgcaagcAAAAGTTGTCGTCGCAGTGCGAAAAGACCAACGCAAACACGACTATGAAGG GCGGATTTGCTGGTGGGCAGGCAGAATATGTCCGTGTGCCATTAGGTGATGTGAATTTGTTGGAGATTCCTGATAATGTGTCGGACGAAAAGG CGCTATATCTCTCTGATGTTCTCTGCACATCTTACCACGCCGTCAAAGATACAGCTGTCTATCAAGGAGATCAAGTAGCCATCTTCGGCGCAGGCCCCATCGGACAGATGGCTGGTGTTTTTGCCCTAGGAGAGGGAGCTTCCAAAATTATTTTCGTAGACACCGAACCGCGGCTCACTTTCATCAAACAGCGTTTCCCTTCAGAGCACAGCGACAAACTTACTCTGGTAGACTATAAGAAGCTGTCGCACGGCATCACTTCCAAGGAAACTGTTGTCAGCAAATTAAAGGAGCTTTGCAGCGGCCGAGGACCAGACGTCGCCATCGAGTGTGCGGCAGGAGAATACGCCAAGGGCTGGATGCATTGGTTGGAAATGACGATTGGTGCTGAGACTGATACCAGCGAGATTCTCAATGAGATGATTGAAGGAGTGCGCAACTATGGTCGCTGTGGCGTCACGGGAGTTTATGTCGCATAC ACCAATCACTTCAATGCTGGCTCCCTCATGCAGCGAGGCATTCGACTCATAGGAAACGGCCAAGCACCGGTGCACAAATACTGGGATGAACTACTTGCCAAGATCCAGAAAGGCGAGCTCGACCCTATGCAGATGGTGTCTCACAGAGTCAGACTCGAAGATCTGGGCAAGGTATATGCAAAGTTCGATGCAAAGGACGAAGGCATGCAAAAGGTGTTTGTCGAGACCAGATTCTCTCTGCCCAAGGCTCCAGAGTCTCCTGAAGTAACTCGGTATTAA
- a CDS encoding hexokinase domain-containing protein: MASYTDIHRFLEPLSIDVDRSEELSRKFLDNFKDLAANSRDQFLPTPISESILRPIAEQGGGRHLAIDIGGTNLRVGFVELHGDHQDPASRVQRPLERSWPIDNHLKNDNANSLFSWIGRCIADVVDEGCKAFDIPNDVPLPLGVTFSFPMEQRSVSHALLMDMGKGFALPSGIDLGAYIEQGYADSGRTELPPIKVTALANDAVSTLVSCIFSYGGTEHRRAAMALILGTGSNATMVSLLPGEEVADAKIAVNTEWSIKGTLPPMAEVNLVTKWDDVLSLQNERPGFQPLEYMTAGRYLGELARIILVDYLVNESKVAVETLPKKLLEKESLTTTFLSHYKPLQPPSALLEKLRRQIPEGTDSSFSWTEDLAVALYHIAKAIEVRASGIIAAAIVALLTLADELPENAKAGANGDADTSSPIRELGVGYTGGCIVHFQDYLADCQQFLDELLARRFGDNGRLRVVLSPCHDGGVTGAGILVVAEASSSRKKSEA; encoded by the exons ATGGCTTCTTACACGGACATCCACCGGTTCTTGGAGCCGCTGAGCATCGACGTCGATAGGTCGGAGGAGCTGTCGCGGAAATTTCTGGACAACTTTAAGGACCTGGCTGCGAATTCGAGGGATCAGTTCTTGCCTACGCCGATATCTGAGTCTATCTTGAGGCCTATCGCTGAGCAAGGAGGTGGAAG GCACCTGGCAATAGACAT AGGAGGGACAAATCTTCGAGTTGGCTTCGTCGAGCTGCATGGTGACCACCAAGATCCTGCATCACGTGTCCAGCGACCACTTGAGAGGTCGTGGCCCATTGACAACCATCTCAAAAACGACAACGCAAACAGTCTCTTTTCATGGATAGGAAGATGCATCGCCGACGTTGTGGACGAAGGCTGCAAAGCATTTGACATCCCCAACGATGTGCCCCTGCCCTTGGGCGTTACTTTCAGCTTCCCCATGGAGCAGCGATCCGTCTCTCACGCCTTGTTGATGGACATGGGCAAAGGATTCGCTCTGCCGTCTGGCATCGACTTGGGAGCTTACATTGAGCAAGGCTACGCAGATTCTGGACGGACTGAGCTACCGCCAATTAAAGTCACCGCTCTTGCAAACGACGCCGTATCGACGCTGGTGTCGTGCATCTTCAGCTACGGCGGCACGGAGCATCGTcgagcagccatggctctGATTCTTGGGACGGGATCTAACGCTACG ATGGTGAGCCTTCTTCCCGGCGAGGAGGTTGCCGACGCCAAAATCGCAGTCAACACCGAGTGGAGCATAAAGGGCACACTGCCGCCTATGGCAGAGGTAAATCTAGTCACCAAATGGGACgatgtcttgtctttgcaaAACGAGAGGCCCGGCTTTCAGCCCCTGGAGTACATGACGGCAGGGAGATATCTGGGCGAGCTGGCACGAATCATCCTGGTCGATTATCTAGTCAACGAGTCCAAAGTAGCCGTTGAGACGCTCCCGAAGAAGCTTCTTGAAAAAGAGAGCCTGACAACAACATTTCTAAGTCATTATAAGCCGCTACAGCCCCCATCCGccctgctggagaagctgcgaCGCCAGATCCCCGAAGGTACCGACTCCTCTTTCTCGTGGACAGAAGATCTTGCTGTTGCACTGTATCACATTGCAAAGGCCATTGAAGTGCGGGCATCAGGCATtatcgccgccgccatcgtcgcccTGCTTACACTTGCAGACGAGCTGCCCGAGAACGCAAAGGCAGGCGCAAACGGAGACGCAGATACGAGCTCCCCCATTCGCGAGCTCGGCGTAGGTTACACCGGTGGCTGCATAGTTCATTTCCAGGATTACTTAGCCGACTGCCAACAATTTCTAGACGAGCTGCTGGCACGCAGATTCGGTGACAACGGCCGTCTGCGAGTCGTGTTGAGTCCTTGCCACGATGGCGGTGTTACGGGAGCGGGTATTTTGGTGGTTGCTGAAGCGTCGTCCAGTAGGAAGAAGTCGGAGGCATGA
- a CDS encoding gamma interferon inducible lysosomal thiol reductase (GILT) domain-containing protein yields MDEKHQHQHQPQTMASPQRYRARDLLLLIMCFFVGVHFWTHSVTVPPLPQQATESLAPTQDDGSANGLVPFEAHIISKCPDTRHALRNLILPVMQKIHDKVDFKLSYIGKPTANGGVDCKHGPSECIGNIIELCAHELYPDPKIYLGFVMCLTKDYPQIPDRTLIEDCALEHAIDFNKLNECAARDETAHGIELLRNSVQRSAEANVTISCTIRLNNEVYCIRDDDQWKDCPNGPGVNDLVLAIEKLYRSS; encoded by the exons ATGGACGagaagcatcagcatcagcatcaaccgCAAACCATGGCATCTCCTCAGCGTTACCGCGCCCGTGAtctgctgctcctcatcATGTGTTTCTTCGTGGGCGTTCACTTCTGGACACACTCCGTCACAGTGCCCCCTCTGCCGCAGCAGGCCACCGAGTCTCTCGCGCCGACGCAAGACGACGGCAGCGCCAATGGCCTCGTCCCATTTGAAGCGCACATCATCAGCAAGTGTCCTGATACCAGG CACGCTCTCCGCAACTTGATCTTGCCCGTCATGCAGAAAATACACGACAAGGTTGATTTCAAGCTCTCGTACATTGGCAA GCCCACTGCCAACGGCGGCGTCGACTGCAAGCACGGCCCCTCCGAGTGCATCGGCAACATCATCGAACTCTGCGCCCACGAGCTGTATCCCGACCCCAAGATCTACCTAGGTTTTGTCATGTGCCTGACCAAGGATTACCCCCAAATTCCCGATCGCACGCTCATCGAAGACTGCGCCCTCGAGCATGCCATCgacttcaacaagctcaacgaATGCGCCGCCCGCGACGAGACCGCCCACGGCATAGAGTTGCTGCGAAACAGCGTCCAGCGGTCTGCTGAG GCCAACGTGACGATTAGCTGCACCATCAGACTCAACAACGAAGTCTACTGCATCCGCGACGACGATCAATGGAAGGACTGCCCGAACGGCCCTGGGGTCAACGACCTCGTTCTCGCTATCGAGAAGCTGTACCGCTCGTCTTAA